The DNA segment ACACCACTACGCTCGCATCGGCGTAATCCTTCAGGGAGACGGTGGAACCGTCAACGGAGGGCAGAGTGAACCCCGGTGCAGTGTCGCCTGACAATAGTCGTTCAGCCATTTTCGGTATTCCTTCAGCTATTCATTTCAGTTGCCGTGCACGCGGTTGCGCTGACACTTTTTCCAAATCGGTAGCTATCATAAGCAAATAGGGTCGTTACGTTCGAAACTACACCCCGTCAGCGGGACCAAGATCAACGCTATGCTGCTGCATGGCGAGAGGAAGTGCTTTCTTTTATGTCGGACCTGGAGCAATGGCCCACCGGTCGGCTGCTGACAACCGCGGCTCGCCTGGTTGAACATGCCTGGAATGAACGACTGGTAACGCTGGGCGTAACCCATGCCGGTGTGATCGCGCTGGGCGTCCTCGCCACACAGGGACCGATGACGCAAGCATCGCTCGCGCAGATCGTCAGGGTCCAGGCACAAACGATGGGCAAAACTTTGTCCCGGCTCGAGACGAGGGGCCACGTCTCACGTACGCGAAATGATCTGGACCGTCGCAGCCATATGGTTTCCATAACGGATGCTGGCCGCAGTGTCCTGGTTCAGGCAAAGGATATTGAACGCACGCTGGTGACAGGTGAGGGGCTGGTCTCGGACGAGCTGCGCGACCACCTGCAGGGCCTGATCCGTGAGCTGGGCGCACCCCGCTGGAACACCAGCCTCCCGGTGGCTCCCAACCCCGACGGCTCACTCCCCACCGTCGGTTTGTCCGACGGGCCGAACGTCGTGGTTGCGGGCGAGTTGTAGGGCAGCTTCACCACACCAGATCCAGCTCACCACACCAGGTCCAGGTCGCTGTGCGCTGCGTACGACAGGCGATCCGGATCATCAAGGACGTCGACGGGCCGGTCTCCGCCGAGATAGCCGTTCGGCGAGCAGAACCATTGCAGCAGGTGCCTGTCCTTCCATCCTCCAGCGAGGCCGATCGCGGCCACCCTCGCAACCATGGGACGGGCCTGACCAGTGACGGGATCGAACTGGAATCCCGGATAGAGGACGCGACCTGCACGGGTGACCACCCCGAGGATCTGCCGTTTCGCTGCAAGGCACCCCGCAGGAGGGGAGCCCGGGCCAACCAACTGGTCTACCTCGGACCCGGTCAGCATTCCGAATTCGGAGGCAATCGACGCCCAGCGACCGCGGGCCACCCTCCGACTGATCTCACCGGTTCGTAGGTCCCGCAAGACAGGGATGCCCTCCATGCGGCAAACGTACTGCGATTTACGGTTCCCGGGAAGGGCCGGAAGCAACTGCAACCAAACCGGTACCGGGGCAAAAAAACCGCCTGACCGATCATGCGACGGTCAGGCGGTTTTTGTTTGGTGCACCCCCCGGGACTTGAACCCGGAACCCTCTGATTAAGAGTCAGATGCTCTGCCAATTGAGCTAGAGGTGCGTGTTGTTTTCGGCCCATCGGGCCAACCGCAACAGCATGAGACTCTACCAGCACCTTTGCGGAAACCTGAAATTGGACCTGCCTACTCAGCAGCAACGCGGAGGATTCGGGACCCCGAGCCCTCATTGGTTGCGATCCACAGCGCGCCATCCCCGCCGTCAATCACATCGCGCAGCCTCCCATGTTCGCCGTCGAAGTGGCTGACGGGTGTGCCGGCCGTCCCGGAGTTCAGTGGCACCTGCCAAAGCCGCTCGCCGCGAAGACCGCCGAGGTAGGCGACGTCGTCGACGATCGCCATCCCGCTCGGTGAGGAGGATGCTGTGGAGGGCCACACCACCTGGGCATCGATGAAACCGTCCCTGCCCGGTGCGCCGGTGACCTCGGGCCACCCGTAGTTCCCGCCGGGAGTGATCAGGTTCAGCTCGTCGTCCACCTCCGGACCGAATTCAGTCGCCCAGAGCCGCCCGGCCGAATCCCAGGCGAGACCCTGCACGTTCCGGTGCCCCAGGCTGTAGACAGGTGTTCCCTCCACCGGATTGCCGGGGGCCGGATCGCCGCCCGCCGTGATGCGCAGGATCTTTCCCGCGAGGCTGCCTGGATCCTGAGCCAGGGGACCGTCGGCGGCGTCGCCGGTTCCCACATAGAGGTAACCGTCCGGCCCGAACTTGATGCGGCCTCCGTTATGGATGTTGGCCTTCGGGAGGCCCGTCAGCACGTCCTCGGGATCACCCAGTCCGTCGTCGTCGTAGCTGAGGCTGACGATCCGGTTATCGGTCGGGCTGGTCAAGTAGGCGAATACTTCCGGATTGGTGGCGAAGTCCCGGCCGACCGCCAGGCCAAGCAACCCACCCTCGCCCGCAGCGGCAATCGAGCCAGCAAGGGAACCAACTTCCGAGACCTGGCCGTCGACCACACGTCTGATCTCCCCGGATTCCCGCTCCGAGACCAGCACCGATCCGTCGGGCAATGCAGCCATGCCCCAGGGCACCTCGAAACCCCCGGCAAGCGTGTCAGCGGCGGATAGCGCCGGCAACGCTGTCGCTGATGCGGAGGATGGCGGAGTGGAGCCGGGTCCTGCCGTCGATCCGGCGGAAGACGTCGGACTCCCGCCGACCAGCGGTGCGGGCTCGGGCGCGGCGCAGGCCGAGATCCCCGCCACCGTCAGCACCGTGACCACAGCAAGGCCCCAGCGCGGCGGGTTGAAAGACAAAACGGGCTAGTCCTCGGTCCGGCGTGCCGGCGACTCGGGGCCATCGGCGGGCGGTGGGGTCCCGGCCGTCGGACCGTCGGTGGGATCGGGCTCGGCCGGTGGGCGGTTAGGTCCCGATTCCGGGGCTGAATTCATCACGAGCGGCGGCTGCGGCACGGCGTCGGTGAGGCCATGGGTCATGGTGGGGGCCTCGTGCTCAAACTCGCCACGCCCAGCGGTGTCGGATGCTCCCGACCGGCGCGCCCGGAACCACCAGAGAGCTCCGATGACGACGACGATCAGCAATACCCAGAGAGTTACATCCATGACACAAACCCGCTTCCTGCTGGACAACCGGACTCCTCGACCGTACGACCAACATTCCCAGGTGTCCACCAAACCCGCCGATGTTGTCCCGCATAGGCAGGACGCTAGGCTTTTGAGGATGAACACCATCAGGACGGTCTCCGTGCCCAGCGAGGAAATGCTCGATGCGCTTCAACCTGCGCCGGAGGGGATCCAGCTGGTGCTGTGGGATTTCACCGGAGAGCCGGTCGGGGCGGCCCTGGCTGAGATTGATGCGGCGGTCCTGCCCTACCTGTCCTCGCCAGACCAGTTCGGCGAAGCGGTGAAGAGTGCGCCGAACCTGCGGCTGGTGCATACGCAGTCCACCGGGTACGAGGGCATTCCGGAGTTGGTGGGCGAGGACGTCGCCGTCGTCAGTGCCTCGGGTGTCCACGCCGCCGCCACTGCTGAACTCGCCCTCGGTCTCATGATCGCTTCCCTGCGCGGCATCGACGACGCTGTCCGCAGCCAGACCCTGGGACAGTGGCAGCCGGCACTCTATCCTGGCCTCGCGGACCGCAGGGTGCTCCTCGTGGGTGTCGGGGGCATCGGCGTCGAAATCGCCCGGCGGCTCGCTCCGTTTGAGGTCGAACTGACCCGGGTGGGGAGCTCGGCGCGCGACGACGAGTGGGGACACGTCTATGGGACCGATGAACTGGTGGGGTTGGCCGCGCAGGCAGAGGTGCTGGTGATCATCACTCCGCTGACGGACTCCACGCGTTCCCTGATCAACGCCGAGGTGCTGGCTGCCATGCCGGACGGCGCGCTGGTTGTCAACGTTGCCCGTGGTGCCGTGGTGGACAGCGAGGCGCTGACCTCCGAGGTGGTGTCCGGTCGCCTGAAAGCGGCCGTGGACGTGTTCGACCCCGAACCCGTCCCCGAGGGCCATCCGCTGTGGTCGGCAACCGGTGCACTGGTCACCCCCCACAGCGGAGGCAACACCGGCGCGTTCTGGCCACGGATGATCAAGTTGCTGCAACGCCAGCTGGACAGCTTCGCGGCTGGCCGGGAGCCGGAGAACCTGGTGCAGCGCGGATCGCTCTTCAGCTGAGCCCACGGGCTCCGGGCTCTGGCTCCAGGCAGGGCCGCTCCAGGCAGGGCCGCGCTACGCCATGTCGACGAAGGCCGTCATGAACGCGTCAAAATCGGTGTGATCCTCCCGCTGGTCGATGACCAGCCGGGCATGGGGTCCCGAGCTGAAGCGGGCCTCCGGCTGGACGCCGAAGCGGAAGGTCTTGCCGGTGCTGGTGCCCACCTCAAAGCGGCCATTGGCGAGGCGGTAGGCGTGCGACAGATTGGTCATGTTGATTTCCACCGGGATGCCGGTGGCGTTGAGCGTGTGCGGGTCCACGGGGGCGATCATGATTTCGGTGGGTTTCCACCGGTAGCCGACCACGTAGTACCTGGGCGTCACGACGCGGGCGCCGTCGGACTCCCGCTGCTGGAAGTGTTCGTTGGCCCCGAAGACCAGGTTGTAGTCGCCGTAGTTGGGGATCTGTGAATCGAAGACACGGCGGAGGTCGTCTTTGAGCTGGTTGCTGTCGGGTGCCTTCTCAGGCGGGTCCGGCTGGGAAGTGTCCGATGGAGGCGTCGACATACCGCCAAGTTTACGTGCCGGTCGTCCTCCGGCAGGGTGAGGTTCCCGTAACAGGCCGGTCATATGGCGAACAGGTGAAACCGCTTACGCCTAGACTTTCACCCATGAGCGTGGAAAATACCCCTGATATCAAGCCGCGAAGCCGGGCCGTCACCGATGGATTTGAGCGGGCTCCGGCCCGCGGAATGCTTCGTGCCGTCGGGATGGGCGACGACGATTTTGCCAAGCCGCAGATCGGCGTCGCGAGTTCGTGGAACGAAATTACCCCCTGCAACCTGTCCCTGAACCGCCTCGCGCAGAGCGCCAAGGAAGGTGTGCACGCGGGTGGCGGATTTCCCATGCAGTTCGGCACCATCTCCGTCTCCGATGGCATCTCCATGGGGCACTCCGGGATGCATTTCTCGCTGGTTTCGCGTGAAGTGATCGCCGATTCGGTGGAAACGGTCATGGAGGCCGAACGGATCGACGGGTCAGTGCTGCTCGCAGGGTGCGATAAGTCGCTGCCCGGCATGCTGATGGCCGCGGCACGTTTGAACCTCGCGAGTGTCTTCCTCTACGGCGGCTCGACCATGCCGGGCTGGGTGAAGCTTGAGGATGGCACCGAACGGGAAGTCACCCTGATTGACGCCTTCGAGGCGGTGGGCGCCTGCGCCGCCGGCAAGATGAGCGAGGAAGACCTCACCCGCATCGAGAAAGCTATCTGCCCGGGTGAAGGCGCCTGCGGTGGCATGTACACGGCCAACACGATGGCCTGCATCGGCGAAGCGCTCGGCATGTCACTGCCCGGCTCTGCCGCACCGCCGTCGGCCGACCGCCGCCGCGACGAGTTCGCCCGCAAATCCGGTGAGGCGGTCGTCAACCTGCTGCGCCTGGGCATCACCGCGCGGGACATCATGACCCGCAAGGCGTTCGAGAACGCGATCGCCGTCACCATGGCCTTCGGGGGCTCGACCAACGCCGTGCTACACCTGCTGGCGATCGCCCGCGAAGCCGAGGTGGACCTGACCCTCGACGATTTCAACCGCATTGGCGACAAGATCCCGCACCTCGGGGACCTGAAGCCCTTCGGTCGCTACGTCATGACCGACGTCGACAAGGTCGGCGGCGTGCCGGTCATCATGCGTGCACTGCTCGACGCCGGCCTGCTGCACGGCGATGTCCTGACGGTCACGGGTAAAACCCTCGCCGAGAACCTGGCCTCGATCAACCCGCCGGATCTTGACGGCAAAATCCTGCGGGCGCTGGACAACCCCATCCACGCCAGCGGCGGCATCACCATCGTCAAGGGCTCGCTGGCCCCTGAGGGCGCCGTCGTCAAGACCGCCGGCTTCGACGCCGAGGTGTTCGAAGGAACCGCCCGCGTGTTCGAGCGGGAGCAGGGAGCCCTGAAGGCGCTCGCCGACGGTGAGGTCAAGGCCGGCGACGTCGTCGTCATCCGTTACGAAGGTCCCAAGGGTGGCCCGGGGATGCGCGAGATGCTCGCCATCACGGGTGCGATCAAGGGTGCGGGCCTTGGCAGGGATGTGCTGCTGCTGACCGATGGCCGCTTCTCCGGCGGCACCACCGGCCTGTGTATTGGGCACGTGGCACCTGAAGCCGTCGACGGCGGACCGATCGCCTTCGTGAAGAACGGCGACCGGATCCGGGTCGACATCCCTAACAAGAGCTTCGACCTGCTGGTCGACGAGTCCGAGATGGAAAGCCGCAAGGTGGGTTGGGAGCCCCTGCCAGCGATCTACACCAAGGGCGTGCTGGCCAAGTACGCGAAGCTGGTGCACTCGGCCTCCGAGGGCGCGTACTGCGGCTAACCCACCGAACCATGACCTCTGGTGGGTTCAGGACCCCCGAACCCGCCAGAGGCCACTTTTCGCCGGGGCCCATCCGGGCCCCGAAGGTCCACCGCCAACATCAGTTAGTGTCCACTAACTGGACGGTGTGTCCAGATAGTGAGACGGTGGTGGGTGTCGTTTGACACCCCCTGAGGGTGAGGGGAAACTACAGATATGCATCTCGATTCCGTAGTAGTCCTTCTTACCAAGCGCGTGGCCTAAAGCCCGACTGGTAGTACTACGTCACGCGCAACCCCTCACGGAGCCAACCAGGCTGAGGGGTTTTTTTGTTCCCACCGGACACAAGGCGCACGACACCCGAAGTACACGAGCAGTACCGATTCATCAAGGAAGTCACCAATGTCCAAGGGATCGCCCTATAGCCCCTCGCTGATGGCCAAACCAACCGCTCCGGCGGCCCCGGCGCGCAGCCAGCCCCGTGACGCAGTGCAGGGCGTCCAGCCGACTGCCGTCCGTGGCCCCAACACTGTTGTTCCACCCACTGAAATGCTCGGATCCGCTGCGATCGTGCGTTCACTCGAGGAACTCGGCGTCGACGACATCTTCGGTCTTCCAGGCGGTGCCATCCTCCCGACCTACGATCCGCTGCTGGCCTCCAAGAAGCTCAGGCATATTCTGGTGCGGCACGAACAGGGCGCGGGACACGCAGCTCAGGGGTACGCCATGGTGACCGGCCGGCCGGGTGTCTGCATCGTCACCTCCGGCCCCGGAGCGACCAACCTCGTGACGGCGATCGCCGACGCACACATGGACTCCGTCCCGATGGTGGTCATCACCGGTCAGGTCAACAGTGCAGTGATCGGATCGGATGCCTTCCAGGAGGCGGACATCGTGGGCATCACCATGCCCATCACCAAGCACTCCTACCTGGTCACCAAGGCAGCCGATATCCCCCGGGTCATCGCCGAGGCATTCCACATTGCGTCCACCGGCCGGCCCGGTCCGGTCCTGGTGGATATCTCCAAGGACGCCCAGCAGGCCACCACCATGTTCTCCTGGCCTCCCCGGATCGACCTTCCCGGCTACAAGACGGTGGTCCGTGGACACTCCAAGCAGGTCCGCGAAGCCGCACGGCTGATCGGCGAGTCCCAGCGGCCCGTGCTGTACGTCGGTGGCGGAGTCATCAAGGCCCACGCGGCCGCGGAGCTGAAGGAACTGGCCGAACTGGTGGGAGCGCCGGTGGTCACCACCCTGATGGCGCGCGGTGTGTTCCCCGACTCGCATGAACAGCACGTGGGCATGCCCGGAATGCACGGCTCGGTGTCAGCGGTGACGGCACTGCAGCAGTCCGACCTGCTCATCACCCTTGGCGCCCGGTTCGACGACCGCGTCACCGGTGTCCTGTCCACCTTCGCCCCCGGCGCCAAGGTGATCCACGCGGACATCGATCCGGCTGAAATCTCCAAGAACCGCACCGCCGATGTCCCCATCGTGGGGTCAGTCAAAGAAATCATGCCAGAGCTCACCAACGCCCTGCGGGAACAGTTCGCGGCCACCGGCGCCCCGAACCTCGAGGCGTGGTGGACCATGATCAACCGGCTCCGTGAGACCTACCCGATGGGCTACACCCAGCCCGACGACGGCCTCTCGGCACCGCAGCACGTGATCAAGCGGATCGGCGAGATGACCGGACCCGAAGGCGTCTACGCCGCTGGCGTCGGCCAGCACCAGATGTGGGCGGCCCAGTTCATCAAGTATGAGCGCCCCCACGCCTGGCTGAACTCCGGGGGACTGGGCACCATGGGGTACGCGGTCCCCGCCGCCATGGGCGCCAAGGTGGGCAACCCTGACCGGGTGGTCTGGGCGATCGACGGCGACGGCTGCTTCCAGATGACCAACCAGGAACTGGCCACCTGCGTGATCAACAACATCCCAATCAAGGTGGCAGTCATCAACAACTCCTCCCTCGGGATGGTCCG comes from the Arthrobacter sp. CAN_C5 genome and includes:
- a CDS encoding 2-hydroxyacid dehydrogenase, giving the protein MNTIRTVSVPSEEMLDALQPAPEGIQLVLWDFTGEPVGAALAEIDAAVLPYLSSPDQFGEAVKSAPNLRLVHTQSTGYEGIPELVGEDVAVVSASGVHAAATAELALGLMIASLRGIDDAVRSQTLGQWQPALYPGLADRRVLLVGVGGIGVEIARRLAPFEVELTRVGSSARDDEWGHVYGTDELVGLAAQAEVLVIITPLTDSTRSLINAEVLAAMPDGALVVNVARGAVVDSEALTSEVVSGRLKAAVDVFDPEPVPEGHPLWSATGALVTPHSGGNTGAFWPRMIKLLQRQLDSFAAGREPENLVQRGSLFS
- a CDS encoding acetolactate synthase large subunit, producing the protein MSKGSPYSPSLMAKPTAPAAPARSQPRDAVQGVQPTAVRGPNTVVPPTEMLGSAAIVRSLEELGVDDIFGLPGGAILPTYDPLLASKKLRHILVRHEQGAGHAAQGYAMVTGRPGVCIVTSGPGATNLVTAIADAHMDSVPMVVITGQVNSAVIGSDAFQEADIVGITMPITKHSYLVTKAADIPRVIAEAFHIASTGRPGPVLVDISKDAQQATTMFSWPPRIDLPGYKTVVRGHSKQVREAARLIGESQRPVLYVGGGVIKAHAAAELKELAELVGAPVVTTLMARGVFPDSHEQHVGMPGMHGSVSAVTALQQSDLLITLGARFDDRVTGVLSTFAPGAKVIHADIDPAEISKNRTADVPIVGSVKEIMPELTNALREQFAATGAPNLEAWWTMINRLRETYPMGYTQPDDGLSAPQHVIKRIGEMTGPEGVYAAGVGQHQMWAAQFIKYERPHAWLNSGGLGTMGYAVPAAMGAKVGNPDRVVWAIDGDGCFQMTNQELATCVINNIPIKVAVINNSSLGMVRQWQTLFYEGRYSNTDLNTGHDTARVPDFVKLADAYGCAGLRCERDEDIDSTIAQALEINDRPVVIDFVVSRDSMVWPMVPSGVSNDLIQIARNMTPDWEQED
- the ilvD gene encoding dihydroxy-acid dehydratase yields the protein MSVENTPDIKPRSRAVTDGFERAPARGMLRAVGMGDDDFAKPQIGVASSWNEITPCNLSLNRLAQSAKEGVHAGGGFPMQFGTISVSDGISMGHSGMHFSLVSREVIADSVETVMEAERIDGSVLLAGCDKSLPGMLMAAARLNLASVFLYGGSTMPGWVKLEDGTEREVTLIDAFEAVGACAAGKMSEEDLTRIEKAICPGEGACGGMYTANTMACIGEALGMSLPGSAAPPSADRRRDEFARKSGEAVVNLLRLGITARDIMTRKAFENAIAVTMAFGGSTNAVLHLLAIAREAEVDLTLDDFNRIGDKIPHLGDLKPFGRYVMTDVDKVGGVPVIMRALLDAGLLHGDVLTVTGKTLAENLASINPPDLDGKILRALDNPIHASGGITIVKGSLAPEGAVVKTAGFDAEVFEGTARVFEREQGALKALADGEVKAGDVVVIRYEGPKGGPGMREMLAITGAIKGAGLGRDVLLLTDGRFSGGTTGLCIGHVAPEAVDGGPIAFVKNGDRIRVDIPNKSFDLLVDESEMESRKVGWEPLPAIYTKGVLAKYAKLVHSASEGAYCG
- a CDS encoding MarR family winged helix-turn-helix transcriptional regulator; its protein translation is MSDLEQWPTGRLLTTAARLVEHAWNERLVTLGVTHAGVIALGVLATQGPMTQASLAQIVRVQAQTMGKTLSRLETRGHVSRTRNDLDRRSHMVSITDAGRSVLVQAKDIERTLVTGEGLVSDELRDHLQGLIRELGAPRWNTSLPVAPNPDGSLPTVGLSDGPNVVVAGEL
- a CDS encoding sorbosone dehydrogenase family protein produces the protein MAALPDGSVLVSERESGEIRRVVDGQVSEVGSLAGSIAAAGEGGLLGLAVGRDFATNPEVFAYLTSPTDNRIVSLSYDDDGLGDPEDVLTGLPKANIHNGGRIKFGPDGYLYVGTGDAADGPLAQDPGSLAGKILRITAGGDPAPGNPVEGTPVYSLGHRNVQGLAWDSAGRLWATEFGPEVDDELNLITPGGNYGWPEVTGAPGRDGFIDAQVVWPSTASSSPSGMAIVDDVAYLGGLRGERLWQVPLNSGTAGTPVSHFDGEHGRLRDVIDGGDGALWIATNEGSGSRILRVAAE